A region of the Stieleria neptunia genome:
ACGCCCCGCGATTTTCATCCTCGGTGTCGGTGTCGTCTTGATCGCTTGGATGACGTTTTCCAAAACGGCGTATTGGCCGGCGACGCTCAAGTCCATTGCCAGCCCGTTCCATCCATTCCTGGTCATCGTCTTCGGTCCCGCGGTGATGATGATGCTTGGTTTCTTGGTTTCACGTAGAAGAGCGGTGCAATGATGCAAGGACGATGGAACAAGCCGGGGCAAGTGTTGCTGGTTCTGATGCTGTGGGTGGCGGGATCGGCGCGTTGTTTTGGCGACTCGGAAACTCGGACCAACATTCTGTTCATCCTGGCCGACGATCTGGCTTGGTCGGACCTGGCGTGCTATGGCCATCCCTGGCACCAGACACCCAACATCGATCGATTGGCCGCCCAAGGCATGCGGCTGAATCATGGCTATGCGTCGGCGCCGATCTGCAGCGCGTCGCGGGCGAGTCTGATGACGGGCAAAACGACGGCCCGGCTGGGATTCGAGTTTGTCACGAAAGACCAACCGGGGTTTCAGAAGATCGAAGGGGCGACGTTGCTGCAAGCGCCACCGTTGACCTTGAATTTGCCGTTGCAGGAAACCACCATCGCCGAGCACTTGAGCGGACTCGGATACGAAACTGCGTTCTTCGGGAAATGGCATCTCAATCAGCATCACGGCGGTTATCTCGGCTGGAGTCCGACGCACGGTCCGGCGGCGCAGGGATTCGAAATTGCCGTCGAGGACTTTGGTGCGCACCCGTATTCATGGAAGCGGTCTCCCGTGGCGAGCATCGAGCGAGAAGGTGAGTACGCATCCGATTCGATGGTCGACCAAGTCTGCGACTACCTGGTCGAGAAACGCGAGCGGCCATTTTTCGCCATGGCATCGTCGTTTTATGTGCACACGCCCGTCAAAACACCGTGCAAGTGGCTGGTCGACCGCTTCGATCGAGTCATTCCGCAAGGCATCCCCAATCGTGACCGACGCGTCACCTACGCGGCGTTCTTGCAGACACTCGATCACCATGTCGGTCAAATGCTCGATGCCTTGGACGCCTCGGGGCAAGCCGACGACACGTTGGTCGTATTCATGTCGGACAACGGCGGCCACCCCGAATACGTTTCCAACGCCCCTTTGCGCGGTTCGAAATGGAACTTGTACGAGGGTGGAATACGCGTGCCGATGATCGCCAGGTGGCCGGGCAGCATCGACGCGGGGACTCAGTCGGATGTGCCGGTGATCGGCTATGACTTGTTGCCGACGTTTGTGGATGTCGCCGGCGGTACGGCGGACCACGTCGACGGTGCATCGATTCGGGGCGTGCTCAAAGGGGAATCACAGCGGGCCGATCGCAGTCTGATCTGGCACTTTCCTTACTACCATCCCGAACGCGGGTACAAGGATGCGAAACAGACGATCGGAATCGACGATTTTCGTGTCAGTCAAACTCGGCCCCAATCCGCACTCCGCCGCGATCAATACAAACTGCTGTGGTTTGCCGAAGACGATCGCGTCGAGCTTTACGATTTAAAATCCGACCCCGGTGAGCAACACGATCTTTCCCAATCGTCTGCGGAGACAGCGGAAGCGCTGCGCCGCGAGTTGCAACGGAAACTGAAATCGATGAAGGCACGGATGGCGACACGTCGCGGAAGAAAAGTGGCAGAATGATACGGGGCAGAATCATGGCCATACCCCGATCACACTGTCATCCATCATTCTGCCCACCCCATCATTCCGCACTCCATCATTCCCCACCCCATCATTCTGCCCCCCATCATTCTGCCTTCCCTCCGATCCCTCCCACCGATCCTTCCCATCGTTTTGCCCCCATCGTTTTGCCCCCCCTCCCTCCCATCCTCCCGCCTTCCATCGTTCTGCCACTCTCCCCACGACAAAACCATGAATCGCCACACCCCTCCTTTACTGCTTCTCGGACTTGCCCTCGTCACCGGTTCGCTACACGCTGCCGACCCGGATTGGAAGCTTCAACCGCTAAAGTACAACCACCCCGGATTGGAAGTCGATCTCGGAGTCGGACTCTGGGCCTGGCCGATGCCGATGGATTATGACGGCGACGGCGACATCGACTTGTTGGTCGCCTGTCCGGACAAACCGTCCGGCGGCGTTTATTACTTTGAGAATCCGACGCAAGATCCGACGATCAAAATGCCGGTCTTCAAACCCGGCGTTCGGCTCGGCAAAGCCGGGCACAATCTGCAGGTCAGTTACGTCGATGGGCAGCCGCGGATTTTGCAACCGGGCAGCGAATTCCCACGCGACGCATCGACCGGATCGTTCAACTTTGAAAAGCCCGAAAAGATCTATCCCAAGTCCAACGTGCATGCCAATCGGGTGCGCGGCAACATGTGG
Encoded here:
- a CDS encoding sulfatase is translated as MMQGRWNKPGQVLLVLMLWVAGSARCFGDSETRTNILFILADDLAWSDLACYGHPWHQTPNIDRLAAQGMRLNHGYASAPICSASRASLMTGKTTARLGFEFVTKDQPGFQKIEGATLLQAPPLTLNLPLQETTIAEHLSGLGYETAFFGKWHLNQHHGGYLGWSPTHGPAAQGFEIAVEDFGAHPYSWKRSPVASIEREGEYASDSMVDQVCDYLVEKRERPFFAMASSFYVHTPVKTPCKWLVDRFDRVIPQGIPNRDRRVTYAAFLQTLDHHVGQMLDALDASGQADDTLVVFMSDNGGHPEYVSNAPLRGSKWNLYEGGIRVPMIARWPGSIDAGTQSDVPVIGYDLLPTFVDVAGGTADHVDGASIRGVLKGESQRADRSLIWHFPYYHPERGYKDAKQTIGIDDFRVSQTRPQSALRRDQYKLLWFAEDDRVELYDLKSDPGEQHDLSQSSAETAEALRRELQRKLKSMKARMATRRGRKVAE